The Aeromonas jandaei genomic interval GACCCCTTTATGGAGTACGACATCCAGCTCTGCCATCCCCTGCCGGCCATGGGCTACTGCACTCTCCATATCGAAGGCAACCAGCCGGGACTGGAGCAACCGGTGACGGCCAGCGGCGAGCTGCTGGAGAACGATTTTTACCGCATCGCCCTCAATGACAACGGCACCCTGCTGATCCTGGACAAGCTGCGCGGCACCACCTTTGATCAGGTGCTCACGCTGGAAGAGGGCTCCGATGATGGCGACGAATATGACTACTCGCCATCGCGGGACGAGTGGCTCCGCTACTCCACCGAGTTTGCGGTGACCCGCGAGGTCACCCATCAGGCGTGGCAGAGCATCGCCACTCTCAAATTGCGCATGGTCTTGCCAGCCAACCTCGCCGAGCGGGCCAGCCGCCAGTGCAGCGGCCACCTTGATGTCACCTGCCGCATCACGTTGGCGCACCAGAGTCCGCGTATCGACATCGAGCTGGAGCTCGACAATCAGGCCGACGATCACAGAGTGCGGGTGCTGATCCCCACCCCCTTCCCGAGCGACACAGTGGTCTCCGACAACCAGTTTGGCTGCATCACCCGCCCCACCCGCGACAGCGCCATGGCCGACTGGGAGGCAGAAGATTGGAAAGAGGCCCCCATTCCGGTCTGGCAGCTAATGAACTTCGTCGCCCTGCAAGATGGCAAGCAGGGGCTGGCGGTACTGAGCGACGGTCTGCGCGAGTTTGAAGTGATTGGCGAGCAGTACGACACCCTGGCACTCACCCTGCTGCGCGGGGTCGGCGTACTCGGCAAAGAGGAGCTGCTGCTGCGCCCGGGTCGCCCCTCCGGCATCAAGCTACCCACCCCGGACTCCCAGGTGCGCGGCAAGCTCAGCTGCCGTTTCAGCCTGCTGGCGTTTGCCGGTGATCACATCAGCGCCAACGTGATGCAGGCGGCGCGCAGCTACCTCACTCCGGTGCGCTGCTACAACAAGATCCCGTTCGATGCCATGAAGCTCAACAAGGCAAGCTTCACCACCCCGCGCCACTTCAGCCTGCTCACCATGGATCCGTCCGGTCCGGTGCTGAGCGCCCTGAAAAAGGCCGAGGATGAAGAGGCGCTGGTGATCCGGGTCTACAACCCGAGCGAGCAGGCGGTGCTGGAGGGTGGCAAGGTGACCAGCCAGCACACCCTGAGCGACTGGCAAGCGGTGCGGATGGACGAGCAGCCCCTACCCCTTGAGTTGGCCGCTGGTGAGTTTGGCGAGCTGACGCCCTGCCACTCCCGCAGCGTGCGCTTTCGGGTGGCTCGCGGCTAACGGCAGGTATACCCACAGGTAGCAACAGGTGAGGGAGGCGCATCCCCTCCCCGCCTGTTTATCCCTTCAAGCTGCCCTATCCCGCTTGATAAAGGCATAAAAAATCCCCGCCAATTGGCGGGGATTTTTATTGGAACGGTATTAGCCCCCGTCAGCAAGAGCGACCGGCTTAGCTGGCCTTGCGCAGGATCTGCTCAAGGTAGCGGGCGAAGTCGTGACCGTGATGCTCCAGCAGTTTCGGGAACATGGAGATGGAGGTCATGCCCGGGAAGGTGTTGATCTCGTTGAGCAGGATCTCGCCCTCGTCGGTCAGGAAGAAGTCGATACGGGAGAGGTGAGTCAGTTTCAGCTGACGGAACGCCTTGAGGGCGTACTCGTGAATGGCGTCAGCCTGAACCTGGGTCAGCCCTTCGGCACGCAGTGCAGTCTCGGTATGGCTGGCGCTGCTGTACTTCTCTTCATAGGTGTAGAACTTGTCCTGCGGCACGCAGATCTCGCCCGGATAGGTGGCCACCAGCTCGTCACCGTACTGGTAAACCGCCACTTCCAGCTCGCGCGGCTTGACCGCTTTCTCGATCAGAACCTGTTCGGAGTAACCGAAGGCATCGGCAATGCCCTTCACCAGGTCTGCTTCGTTGCTGGCGGAGTAGCAGCCAACGGAAGAGCCCTGGGAGGCGGCCTTGATAAAGACCTTGCCCCACTTGGCCAGTGCCGCTTTCGCCTCAGCCAGAGCCGCATCGCCCTGCTCGGTCAGGAACAGATAAGGGGTGTTGGGGATACCGATGGCGGAGAGCCACAGCTTGGTGGTGATCTTGTTGAAGCAGATCTTGCTCGCTTCGGCGTCACAGCCCAGATAGGGCAGGCCAGCCAGCTCGAGGAAGGATTGCAGATCGCCAGTCTCACCCGGGTAACCGTGGATGCAGGGCACCACGTAGTCTACCGGACGGGCCACGCTGTCAAACGAGAGCAGCTTGTCGAGCCCCAGTTTGCACTCGCGACCATCGGCGCTGAGCCAGCGGTCGGCAAACATCTCGACGCGGGTCACTTCGACGCCGGGCAGGAGAGCGAGTTGTTTTTCGAGGAAATTGGCGCTGCGCAGAGAGACTTCGTGCTCGGAGCCACCGCCGCCGCACAGCAGCAAGACATGCATGTTCTTCATTAGATGTGATCCCTTGGGAGAAGCGGCTTCGTCATGACCATTCAAAAACCACCGCATTCAAAACCGGACGAAGCCAGATACGAACATAAGTGCGCGCCAGTGTAGCAAGGGAGACAAACCCTTGTCAGCTGATGGCTGCCCTGCCAGCCACATCTTGCGGTGAAAAAGGGCGCCCTGTGTCAAAAACCGCGCAGCCCCATGGGTCAGCGAGGGGGATCGACCCGTCCCATGCCGCTGCCATTGACGCGAAACCAGCCGGCAATGCTGTAACGCTCCTGATTGGCGGGCAGCACTTCGTGAGGAAACTCCTCGGAGAGGAAGATCACCAGCCGCCCCCCTCTGGGGCTCACATCCATCAAGAACTGCTCGTCGTTGTCATAAAAGCGCAGGACGCCGCCCGCTTCGGGTTGCCAGTCGTTATTGAGGTAGAACACCGTCGTCAGGCGACGGTTGGAGCGACCGGCAAAGGCATCGCGATGGGTCGCGTAGAAGTCGCCGCTGCGATAACGGGCAAAATGTGCCTCATAGTCGAACAATCCCAGCATCAACATCCGGTTGGCAGCCAGACGCAGCGCCTCCATGCGGGCGAGATAATCGGCGACCGGCGCACCGAGCGACGGCTCCAACCAGTGGATCTGGTCGCGGCGGATCTCGCTGTTGCCTTGATGGAGCCCTTCACGGCCGATCCCGGCCGGTTGCCACTCCTCTGGCAGACACCCTTTGAGGGCATCCACCTCGGCGGCAGTTAAAAAATCGTCCACTATCACCCAACCTCGGGTATAGATGGCATCCATGACGGCTTGATAGTCCAAGATTGACTCGCAACATGTGGAAAAGAGAGCGCTTTTTAGCGGCTTCCCGCTAAAGGCACAAACCGGTTTGCTTCTCTTGAGAAGTCCCACCATCAATACCCGATTTGGCAGGCCGCGCCCCCCTTTTTCCGGATCGATTGTGATCCTGCCCTCACCCGGTGCGTAATGGAGGGGAAAAGTGTGAGCCGCCCCCCATTGCTTCGGTGCCCGTTAACGTAACGCCTTGCCGTTAAAAGAGCCAAGCGATACCGTATCGACCATGGGAATACCCCCCTTTCCTCCTGCAAGCACACTGTGCAACTTATGTACAATCAACGACATGCAATCAACAAAAGGATGATGTGATGCCTCTGCCCGACCTGACGCTGCAACAACTGGATGGCACCCCCTACCCGCTCGCCCAACTGGCCGGCAAAGTGATCCTGGTGGTGAATGTGGCCAGCCGCTGCGGCTTTACCCCCCAATATGAGGGGCTGGAAGCCCTCTATCGCGAGCTGGGGCCCGAGGGGCTGGAGATCCTGGGCTTTCCCTGCAACCAGTTCGGTCAGCAGGAGCCGGGGGATGCCGAGGAGATCGCCCGTTTCTGCTCCCTTGACTACCCGGTCACCTTCCCCATCATGGCCAAGTGCGATGTCAACGGCGAGCAGGCCCACCCGCTCTATCGGTGGCTCAAGAAGGAGAAACCGGGGCTGCTGGGGCTGGAAAACGTCAAGTGGAACTTCACCAAGTTCCTGATCGACCGTGACGGCAACGTAGTAGAGCGGTTTGCTCCCACCACCAAGCCGGAGAGTCTGGTCGCCCCCATCCGCGACCTGCTCTGATTACTTTTTGCGGCACATAAAGAGCGGCCGGTGCGACAGCTACTGCGCACCGGCCGCTCTTTTGCTATATTACGCCCCCGTTATCATTTCCATATCGTGGCTGGCGCCCGCGCCGGTCATCCGCTGAGCCAAAGGCTCACCAGAGGAGTTTCTCTCGAACATGTCATTCAACGAACTGGGTCTCTCCCCGCACATCCTGCGGGCCGTCAAGGAGCTGGGTTACGAACAGCCAACCCCCATCCAGCAGCAAGCCATTCCGGCTATTCTGGCTGGTCAGGATGTCCTCGGCGGAGCCCAGACAGGCACAGGCAAGACAGCCGGTTTCACCCTGCCCATGCTGCAGCTGCTGCTGGCCAACCATGGCCGCGGTCGCCGTCAGGTGCGCGCCCTGGTACTGACACCGACCCGCGAACTGGCCGCCCAGGTGGGCGAGAGCATCATCAAATATGCCCACCACCTGCCGTTTCGTACCCTGATCGCCTACGGTGGCGTCAGCATCAAGCCCAACCTGGATGCCATCAAGCTCGGTATCGACATTCTGGTGGCCACCCCGGGCCGTCTGCTGGATCTGCTGACCCAGGGCGCATTGACCCTGAGCGAGCTGGAAGTGCTGGTGCTGGATGAAGCGGATCGCATGCTCGACATGGGCTTCATCGTCGATATTCGCCGCATCATGAAGGCACTGCCCGCCAAACGGCAGAGCCTCCTCTTCTCCGCCACCTTCTCAAGCGAGATCAAGGCGCTGGCGGACGATCTGCTGAACGACCCCACCCTCATTGAGGTCGATCCCAGCAACACGGCTGCCGAACAGGTGACCCAGCGCATCATTCAGGTCGATCGGGAACGCCGCCGCGAGCTGCTCTCCCACATGATTGGCCGTGGCAACTGGCAGCGGGTGCTGGTGTTTGTCCGTACCAAGCAGATCGCCGATCGCCTCGCGCATCAGATGCAGAAAGACGGTCTGGACACAGTCGCCATCCACGGTGACAAGAGTCAGGGAGCCCGCAACCGGGCGCTGGCCGATTTTCGCGAAGGCAAGGTGCGGGTGCTGGTGGCAACCGATATCGCCGCCCGTGGCCTGGACATCGATCAGCTCCCCCACGTGATCAACTTCGAGCTACCGCAGATGGCGGAGGATTACATCCACCGTATCGGCCGTACCGGCCGTGCCGGTCGCGGTGGCGAGGCCATCTCGCTGGTCAGCCATGATGAGTTGGGTCAGCTCAAGGCGATCGAGGCCCTGATCGGTCAATCCCTCTCCGTGGAGATCCTCGAAGGGTATGAGCCGAGCGGCAAGCCAAGCCGCCAGACCCTGCCCGGCAGCAAGCCGGTGCAGAACCCGCCGCGCGCCCGTGGCGCAGCCAATGCCAAGGGTGGCAAGGGCAAACCGGCAGCAGGCAAAGCCAAAGGCGATACCGCCAAGAAGCCTGCCCAGTCTCCTCAAAACAAGTCCCGCAAACGGGAAGTGGTGGGTGAGGACGTCGGATTTACCCCGATGCGCCGCCTGCCCAGAGCCCAGCGCGACAGCTATCAGGATAGCGACGACGAGTAATTCGTCCCGTGCCTACGCCAGACTGGTTGGCCAAACAGCTGATTGACCAGACAAAGGGAGCCTCGTCGGCTCCCTTTGTGCTTTTGGCAATCGGGTAAAGCCCCTACACCAGCGAGTGGCGTACTCCCGGATGTTTACCATCCGGATGCTTGCCATGCAGCAACGCAGGCTCGCTGCCATCGGCCGGATTGTGCTGCAAAAACTCGAACAACCCGGCCTGCATATTGACGTTCCAGAATCGCCCCGCCAGCGTCAGTACCAGTTGATCGCCAGCAAGATCGGCCAACCCGTTTTGCCGCCAGGCATCGAACAGCGGCATCAGATGACTGCGCAGTGAGGCTGGCAGGCGTGCCAGAGCCAACACGCCGCTGTCGAGCGCGCCACGCAGCAGGCCATCGATCCGCGCATTCGGATTGCGCCCCATCACCATGCCGGGCGCCCGAACTCCCTTCTCATGCGCTTCGTGCCACTGGGCCAAATCCCGCCCGTACATCACGCCATAGCCATGGATAGTGCCCCCGGCTCCGGCACCAAAGGGGAGGATCTCGGCACCGCGCTTGGCCATCTGGTTATAGCGACTCTGCTCGGCTGGAGTGCGTCGCCAGTGACTGCAGGAGAGCCGCTCCCAACCATGCCGTTCCAGTTGCTGGCTGCCGTAAGCGTACATGGCGGCCCGCTGCTGACCATCGGCAGCCCAGCCCAGCTTGCCCTTCTGCCCGGCCCGATCCAGATTGGTGCCCGGCATGGCGATAAGCTGGTAGAGATCAACCCCGTGCACGCCGCTCGCCATCACATCTGTGATGTCCTGCCGCCACACGGCATCATCCTGACCGGGCAGACCGAAGATAAGATCCGCCACGATCACTGCCGCATCATCGCGAGTCAGCTCGCCAAGGCGGGTCAGCAGGCTCTCCCTGTCATCGATCCGCGCCGCTTGCTGGCGCACACCGGTATCAAAACTCTGCACCCCGAACGAAAAGCGGTTGAAACCGCCGCCCAGCGCAGCCTGCCACTTGGCATCATCAAAACCGTTGAGGCGCCCCTCAAGTGTCACCTCGGCATCGACCGTCAGAGGAAAGCGCCGGATCATCCTGGCCAGCATCGCCAGCTCATCGGCACTCATATCGGTGGGGGTTCCTCCCCCGACATAGACGGCCGAGAAGGGGCGGCTTTGTACCAGCGGCGTCTCTGCGGCCCTGGCAAGCGATGCGCACAACCCGTCGACATAGCGGCTGATCCGCGCCGGATTGGCGCCATTTTCGAAGAAATTGCAGAAGCTGCAGCGCTTGCGACAAAACGGAATATGGAGATAGAGGGCGCGCTCTTCGGCATCGCTCTCTTGCAGCCACCACTGTTGCCATTGGTTCTCATCGAGTGACAAGGGGCGTATCCCTCCCCGACTGGCATGTGCCGAGGTTTTGGCACTGAAGGCAAACTTGAGAGGGTCCGGCGAAGCCACGCCGGTCATGGAAGGAGTTAGATGGATCATGGTGATGACTCGCAAATAACAGCAATGATAATTATTATCACTCATGTGTTTTTGCGCAGGATCAACTCTTGGTGCCACTCAATCTGAAATTGCCCTGTTGGCAACCTCCATTACCGATCTGCTTAACAGATTATTTACTCAAGAGTGACTAAAGTGTGCCGATAGGAAACTGTCTACCCGCCTCTCCTTGTCTACGCTCAAGATGAAACGGGAACCAATAAAAACAGATAAAGGGCATGGGATCGGCCACTATGCATAACCTCTCACTGAACTGGAAAATCTTTCTCCCCCTTGCGCTGGTCATCAGCTCCACCTTCGCCCTCTGCTTCGAGCTCTCTGCCTGGTTGCAACGGGATCTCGCCATCCGCATGGCGGAAGAGAAGGTTGAGAGCGCCGCCAACACCTACATGGATCAGCTCAACGTATTGATGATGACCGGTGGCATGGCCAACCGGCAGATAGTGCAAACCAAGCTCAAGAGCGAGGCAGGGATTGTCGAAGCCCGTCTTATCCGTGCCCCCGCCGTCAGCAACTTGTTTGGCCCGGGCCATCCCGACCAGAAAGCCCAGGATGCCCTCGATGAACGCGCCATCACGAAGGGGGATATCATCCTCAAGCAGCAGGGCAACCAGCTCACCCTGATCAAACCGTTCAAGGCCTACAAGGAGTATCGCGGCACCCAGTGCACCAGTTGCCATCAGGTGGATGAGGGAACCGTCATGGGGGCGGTTCGGATCAGCTATGACCTGACCCATACCTTCGACGATATCCGCCACAACAACTTTATTCTGAGTGGCAGTCTGGCGGCTGTTTTCGGTCTGGGTTTCGGCCTGCTCTGGTGGGTGTTGCAGCGCTACGTCAAACGGCCGCTGCGCCAGTTGCAGCTCACCATGATCCAGATGGCGAAAGAGCGTAACCTCGCGCTCCCTCTCGTCAACAACAGTCAGGATGAGCTGGGCCAGATGACCCGCGCCGTCAACGACATGGTGCAGGGCTTCCGCCACAGCTTGCAGGAGGTGGAAGGAGCGACTCATCAGCTCTATCAGGAGTCGAGCCAGATCCGCCAGGTTGCCACCCAGACCGAAAACTCGGCCCGTCAGCAGGAGGGGATGACCACCCAGGTTGCGGCCGCAGTGAGCGAACTTGCTGCCAGCTCCCACGAAGTACGCGAACATGCCCGCCACAGTGCCGAGCTCTCCGCACTCACCAATCAGGATGCTGCCAATACCAGCCGTCTCGCTCAGCACTCCATCACCGACATGGGCGAGATGTCGACCGAAATCGACAGGGTGGATCAGGTGATCCAGCAGCTCGACAGCCGCTGTCTCGCCGTGGATGGGGTATTGGAAGTGATCAAGGGGATCGCCGATCAGACCAACCTGCTGGCACTCAACGCAGCCATTGAGGCTGCGCGAGCCGGCGAGCAGGGACGCGGTTTTGCCGTGGTGGCCGACGAGGTGCGCGCCCTCTCCAACCGCAGCCGCACCGCCAGCGAGGAGATCTCCCAGATGATCGCTGCCTTGCAAAAAGAGGCCCAGAGCGCAGTTACGGTGATCGGGGATGCAAAAACCAAAGCGGACGAGAGCATCAGCAAAACCGAGGCGACCCTGGCCGCCATGCAGAACATCATTGAACGCATCGCCCGGATCAACGATCTCAATGCCCAGATGGCCCAGTCAGCCGAAGAGCAGGACAGGGTCTGCAACGAGGTGGACCACTCGGTGAACCAGATCCGCAACACCTCCAACGACACCCTGGGTCAGGCTCATGCAGCCAACCTCGCCAGCGTTCAGCTGGTCGAGCAGTGCCAGAAACTGGAAGCCCTGCTCAAGACCTATCGCTGGTAGCCCTGCCCCGACAACAAAAAGCGCGCCTGTGGCGCGCTTTTACTTTGTATCAATTCCTAGCTGTATCAGCTCGCTGATATATCCGTCTCAGCGGGTGTTGCGGGTGGCGACCGCATCGGCCAGATTGCGCAGCAGGGTTTCGGTATCTTCCCAACCGATGCAGGCATCCGTGATGCTCTGGCCGAAGGTAAGCTCGCAGCCCTCGACCAAATCCTGACGCCCTTCCACCAGATGGCTCTCCACCATCACGCCAAATACAGCCTTGCTGCCGGCGCGCAGCTGATCAGCTACATCGTCCGCCACTACCATCTGATTCTTGAACTGCTTGCTGCTGTTGGCATGGCTGAAGTCGATCATCACCTTTTGCGGCAGACCCGCCTTCTCCAATCCCTTCACCACCTCACTGACATGGGTTGCGCTGTAGTTAGGTTCACGGCCACCACGCAGGATGATGTGACAATCCGGGTTGCCTTTGGTGGCCACGATGGCGGAGTGGCCATACTTGGTGACCGACAGGAAGTGATGGGGGGCACTGGCAGCACCGATGGCATCGATGGCTACCTTGATGGTGCCGTCGGTACCGTTCTTGAAGCCCACCGGGCAAGAGAGACCGGAGGCCAGCTCGCGATGCACCTGGGATTCAGTGGTACGGGCGCCGATCGCCCCCCAGCTCATCAGATCAGCCACGTATTGCGGCGTGATCATATCGAGGAATTCGGACGCGGTCGGCAGCCCCATGTCGTTGAGATCGAGCAGCAGCTTGCGACCCAGGCGCAGACCGTCATTGATCTTGCAGCTGTTATCGAGGTACGGATCGTTGATGAGCCCCTTCCAGCCCACGGTAGTACGCGGCTTTTCGAAGTAGACCCGCATCACGATCTCCAGCTGGCCCTTGAGTTCATCACGCAGTGCCTTGAGGCGCTTGCCATATTCGATGGCGGCAACCGGATCGTGGATGGAACAGGGGCCAATAACCACCAGCAGACGGTCATCTTCACCATTCAGGATACGGTGGATGGCCTGACGGGAATCAAACACGGTCGATGAGGCGGTCTCGGTCGCCGGAAACTTCTCAAGCACCGCAACCGGAGGGAGTAACTCTTTGATTTCACTGATACGAACGTCGTCGGTTTGATGCTGCATGACAAGGCTTCCTGCTAGATAACTGCGATTAAGAAATCTCAACATAGCCCGCAGCCGAGTCGGTGTAAATAGAAAATTACATCACCAAAGAAAGTTTTTTTAACCTACATCTTGCAAGTTAATGAAATACTGCTAGTTGCGAGCGTGCCGGAGATAAAAAGGCCCGCACAAGGCGGGCCCCATCATGTTGGAGGGATTAATCGCGCTGGCTGATGCTGGCCAGTTTTTCGAAGTAGTCCGGGAAGGTCTTCGAGGTGCACTTGGGATCGTTGATAGTCACCGGCGTATCGGACAGAGCCACCAGCGAGAAGCACATGGCGATCCGGTGATCGTTATAGGTATCGATCTCGGCGTGCTTGAGCTGCGTCGGCGGGGTCACGGTAATAAAGTCACGCCCCTCCTCCACTTCTACGCCCAGCTTGCGCAGCTCGGTCGCCATGGCATGCAGGCGATCGGTCTCCTTCACGCGCCAGTTGTAGATATTGCGAATGGAGGTCGGCCCCTCGGCAAACAGCGCCGCAACCGCGATGGTCATGGCCGCATCGGGAATATGGTTCATATCCATATCGATACCGTGCAGCGGCGCCTGCTCCGCTTCGATAAAGTCATCACCCCAGGTGATGCGCGCGCCCATCTTCTCCAGTACGTCGGCGAAATGGATATCGCCCTGAATGCTGTGCTTGCCGATGCCGGTGACCCGCACCTTGCCCTTGATGGCGCCAGCCGCAAGGAAGTAGGAGGCGCTGGAGGCATCCCCTTCAACCAGAAAATCCCCCGGGCTGATGTAGGTCTGGTTGCCCTTGATGTAGAACAGCTTGTAGTTGTCGTGCTCGATGACAACCCCGAACTGCTTCATGATGTGCAGGGTGATATCGATGTAGGGCTTGGAGACCAGCTCCCCCTTGATATGGATGCGGGTGTCGCCAGCCGCCATGGGCGCAGCCATCAGGAAGGCGGTCAGGAACTGGCTGGAAACGGAACCATCGACGTGCACATCGCCGCCCCACAGCCCCTTGGCATCCACCACCAGCGGCGGAAAACCATCTTTTTTCAGGTACTGGATATGAGCTCCCGCCTCACGCAGGGCATCAACCAGATGGCCAATAGGGCGCTCTTCCATGCGCGGCTCACCGCCCAGGGTGTACTCACCAGAGCCCAGACACAGTGCGGCACAGAGCGGGCGCATGGCGGTACCGGCATTGCCCAGGAACAGATTGATCGGCTCTTTGACGGCAAAGCTGCGGCCAAGGCCCTGCACAGTGCACTCGGTCTTGTCGGCAGAGAGCTTGTACTTGACCCCGAGCTGGGTCAGTGCTGCCAGCATGTGACGAATGTCATCGCTGTCGAGCAGGTTGGTCAAACGGGTAGTACCACGGGCCAGTGCCGCCAGCAGCAGCGCCCGGTTAGAGACACTCTTTGATCCGGGCAGATTGACCTCACCGGCCACACGAGAAATGGGTTCCAAACGCAACGAATTCATAGACTTCCTGTGCAATCTCAAATAAATGACCTGACCGGACGTTAACAGTACGCGCCCCGCTCGGCAAGGGCAGCGACAGGGGAAAAACGGGGCTGCGCGCTAAGATTCAGTCGTTGTTGAAAAAAAGACGCCGGGCAAGCCCGGCGTCAGGATTAACTGCAGACCGGATCAGCCGTGACGCTTGGCAAACTCATCCATAAAGCTGACCAGCGCCTTCACACCCTCCAGCGGCATGGCGTTGTAGATGCTGGCCCGCATGCCACCGACGATGCGGTGTCCTTTGAGCGCCAGCAGGCCAGCCGCTTCAGATTCAGCCAGGAACTGCTTGTCCAGCTCGGCATTTTTCAGCTGGAATGGGATGTTCATCCGCGAACGGCAGCTGACATCCACCTGATTGCTATAGAAGCTCGATTGATCGAGATAGTCGTAAAGGAAGTCGGCCTTCTCCTTGTTGCGCGCTTCCATCGCCGCAAGGCCACCCTGTTCTTTCAGCCACTCGAACACCAGACCGGCCAGATACCAGGCGTAGGTGGGCGGCGTGTTGAACATGGAGTCGTTCTTGGCGGTGAGCTTGTAGTCGAAAATCGAGGGCACATCGGCTCTGGCCTGATCCAGCAGATCATCGCGCACGATGGCGATGGCAAGCCCGGACGGACCGATATTTTTCTGGGCACCGGCATAGATGATGCCAAAGCGGCTCACATCGATGGGACGGGAGAGGATGGTCGAGGAGAGATCCGCCACCAGCGGTACATCGCCGGTTGCGGGGATATCGAACATCTCGATCCCTTCAATGGTCTCGTTCGGGCAGTAGTGCACATAGGCAGCATCAGAGCGAAATGCCGGTGTCGGCAACAGATGTGTAATCCCCTGCTCGTTTTTGGCAACCCCTTGCCAGGTCTGGATGTCGCCGTACTTTTGCGCCTCATCCACGGCCCCCTGCGACCAGACACCGGTCAGCAAAAAATCAGCCTTCTTGTTGGCGCCGCCCAGCAGGTTCATGGGCACTGCAGAGAACTGACCGCGGCCGCCACCGTGCATGAAGAGCACCTTGTAGTTGTCCGGCACCGCCAGCAACTCGCGCAGATCGGCCTCGGCCTTCTCGGCGACCGCCATGTAGTGCTTGCCGCGGTGGGAAAGCTCCATGACCGAGGCTCCCAGCCCCTGAAAATTACAAAATTCGCGCTGGGCGCGCTCCATGACTTCAACCGGCAACATGGCGGGGCCGGCGCAGAAGTTGTAAACCTGTTTGCTCATGACGCTTTCCGTGAGTGGATGAGTGTGATCGATGACTTGTCAGGTTTTACACAAGAGCAGCCAGCGGATCAAAGGCTTTTTGGGAGCTGGCTCAACCTTTTACCGTCACTCTTGCTCCCCTTTTCAGTAGAAAAAGCCCTGAACGGGTCAGGGCTTGCAGAGAACGTGCGCAGAAATGGTCAAGAGACCGCATAAACGGGCTGCCCCTGTCCTTTCCGACAAATTTACACCTTGGCGGTGAGCTCGGGCAGCAGGGTGAAGAGATCCCCCACCAGACCGTAGTCGGCCACCTGAAAGATGGGCGCTTCGCTGTCCTTATTGATGGCCACAATCACCTTCGACTCCTTCATCCCCGCCAGATGCTGAATGGCGCCCGAGATACCGACCGCGATATAGAGCTCGGGCGCGACCACCTTGCCAGTCTGGCCGACCTGCAGATC includes:
- a CDS encoding D-alanine--D-alanine ligase, translated to MKNMHVLLLCGGGGSEHEVSLRSANFLEKQLALLPGVEVTRVEMFADRWLSADGRECKLGLDKLLSFDSVARPVDYVVPCIHGYPGETGDLQSFLELAGLPYLGCDAEASKICFNKITTKLWLSAIGIPNTPYLFLTEQGDAALAEAKAALAKWGKVFIKAASQGSSVGCYSASNEADLVKGIADAFGYSEQVLIEKAVKPRELEVAVYQYGDELVATYPGEICVPQDKFYTYEEKYSSASHTETALRAEGLTQVQADAIHEYALKAFRQLKLTHLSRIDFFLTDEGEILLNEINTFPGMTSISMFPKLLEHHGHDFARYLEQILRKAS
- a CDS encoding 2OG-Fe(II) oxygenase produces the protein MDYQAVMDAIYTRGWVIVDDFLTAAEVDALKGCLPEEWQPAGIGREGLHQGNSEIRRDQIHWLEPSLGAPVADYLARMEALRLAANRMLMLGLFDYEAHFARYRSGDFYATHRDAFAGRSNRRLTTVFYLNNDWQPEAGGVLRFYDNDEQFLMDVSPRGGRLVIFLSEEFPHEVLPANQERYSIAGWFRVNGSGMGRVDPPR
- a CDS encoding glutathione peroxidase — translated: MPLPDLTLQQLDGTPYPLAQLAGKVILVVNVASRCGFTPQYEGLEALYRELGPEGLEILGFPCNQFGQQEPGDAEEIARFCSLDYPVTFPIMAKCDVNGEQAHPLYRWLKKEKPGLLGLENVKWNFTKFLIDRDGNVVERFAPTTKPESLVAPIRDLL
- a CDS encoding DEAD/DEAH box helicase gives rise to the protein MSFNELGLSPHILRAVKELGYEQPTPIQQQAIPAILAGQDVLGGAQTGTGKTAGFTLPMLQLLLANHGRGRRQVRALVLTPTRELAAQVGESIIKYAHHLPFRTLIAYGGVSIKPNLDAIKLGIDILVATPGRLLDLLTQGALTLSELEVLVLDEADRMLDMGFIVDIRRIMKALPAKRQSLLFSATFSSEIKALADDLLNDPTLIEVDPSNTAAEQVTQRIIQVDRERRRELLSHMIGRGNWQRVLVFVRTKQIADRLAHQMQKDGLDTVAIHGDKSQGARNRALADFREGKVRVLVATDIAARGLDIDQLPHVINFELPQMAEDYIHRIGRTGRAGRGGEAISLVSHDELGQLKAIEALIGQSLSVEILEGYEPSGKPSRQTLPGSKPVQNPPRARGAANAKGGKGKPAAGKAKGDTAKKPAQSPQNKSRKREVVGEDVGFTPMRRLPRAQRDSYQDSDDE
- the hutW gene encoding heme anaerobic degradation radical SAM methyltransferase ChuW/HutW, which translates into the protein MIHLTPSMTGVASPDPLKFAFSAKTSAHASRGGIRPLSLDENQWQQWWLQESDAEERALYLHIPFCRKRCSFCNFFENGANPARISRYVDGLCASLARAAETPLVQSRPFSAVYVGGGTPTDMSADELAMLARMIRRFPLTVDAEVTLEGRLNGFDDAKWQAALGGGFNRFSFGVQSFDTGVRQQAARIDDRESLLTRLGELTRDDAAVIVADLIFGLPGQDDAVWRQDITDVMASGVHGVDLYQLIAMPGTNLDRAGQKGKLGWAADGQQRAAMYAYGSQQLERHGWERLSCSHWRRTPAEQSRYNQMAKRGAEILPFGAGAGGTIHGYGVMYGRDLAQWHEAHEKGVRAPGMVMGRNPNARIDGLLRGALDSGVLALARLPASLRSHLMPLFDAWRQNGLADLAGDQLVLTLAGRFWNVNMQAGLFEFLQHNPADGSEPALLHGKHPDGKHPGVRHSLV
- a CDS encoding methyl-accepting chemotaxis protein, with the translated sequence MHNLSLNWKIFLPLALVISSTFALCFELSAWLQRDLAIRMAEEKVESAANTYMDQLNVLMMTGGMANRQIVQTKLKSEAGIVEARLIRAPAVSNLFGPGHPDQKAQDALDERAITKGDIILKQQGNQLTLIKPFKAYKEYRGTQCTSCHQVDEGTVMGAVRISYDLTHTFDDIRHNNFILSGSLAAVFGLGFGLLWWVLQRYVKRPLRQLQLTMIQMAKERNLALPLVNNSQDELGQMTRAVNDMVQGFRHSLQEVEGATHQLYQESSQIRQVATQTENSARQQEGMTTQVAAAVSELAASSHEVREHARHSAELSALTNQDAANTSRLAQHSITDMGEMSTEIDRVDQVIQQLDSRCLAVDGVLEVIKGIADQTNLLALNAAIEAARAGEQGRGFAVVADEVRALSNRSRTASEEISQMIAALQKEAQSAVTVIGDAKTKADESISKTEATLAAMQNIIERIARINDLNAQMAQSAEEQDRVCNEVDHSVNQIRNTSNDTLGQAHAANLASVQLVEQCQKLEALLKTYRW